A genomic window from Prunus persica cultivar Lovell chromosome G2, Prunus_persica_NCBIv2, whole genome shotgun sequence includes:
- the LOC109947259 gene encoding uncharacterized protein LOC109947259: MPQAFIPESAWFQVMLYVATESSEDLFRMASVCRLFQTLANSPQVWNTISMAKYPDHPSWYRARPAVQHFLQQCRACDNPESIFREAFGIFFTAGKVEALYGMRIAATAGHMEAAYVVGLLGMSGIGQSKEDALQFLCSLNQRNNIDMKGTRDALTRRLTTSRVARHIVDMFDYGKIQFNRCSACNNNEWYFVIPGWPSEDKLNPALWTCCNRCKWHRESIFWCKLMREYVVRGNHVFLH, encoded by the coding sequence ATGCCCCAAGCCTTCATCCCGGAGTCCGCTTGGTTTCAAGTGATGTTATACGTGGCAACCGAATCATCGGAAGATCTCTTCCGTATGGCATCTGTGTGCCGATTGTTCCAAACTTTGGCAAACAGTCCACAAGTGTGGAACACCATTTCAATGGCAAAGTACCCAGACCATCCTAGCTGGTACCGTGCCAGACCTGCGGTCCAGCATTTCTTGCAACAATGCAGGGCTTGCGATAACCCTGAGTCGATATTTAGAGAAGCATTCGGTATTTTTTTCACGGCCGGTAAGGTGGAAGCGTTGTATGGGATGCGCATTGCAGCCACGGCAGGCCATATGGAAGCGGCATATGTAGTTGGACTACTTGGTATGTCCGGAATTGGTCAGTCAAAAGAGGATGCATTACaattcttgtgttctttgaaTCAACGTAACAACATTGATATGAAAGGAACCAGGGATGCTTTGACACGAAGATTAACCACATCAAGAGTTGCAAGACATATCGTAGATATGTTTGACTATGGGAAGATTCAGTTCAATCGCTGCAGCGCTTGTAACAACAATGAatggtattttgttattcCAGGCTGGCCTAGTGAAGACAAGCTAAATCCTGCGTTGTGGACTTGTTGCAATCGATGCAAATGGCACCGTGAGAGTATTTTTTGGTGCAAACTGATGCGTGAGTATGTTGTGCGAGGGAATCACGTATTTTTGCATTAG